One genomic segment of Opisthocomus hoazin isolate bOpiHoa1 chromosome 23, bOpiHoa1.hap1, whole genome shotgun sequence includes these proteins:
- the LOC104330558 gene encoding ovomucoid, producing the protein MKITGAFVLLTLAVLCSADTQKGKEVPSQPCDQTKIQTTEQASDEDKSGIDCSEYRTLERARPIYCERLYQPFCGSDGKTYNNKCSFCKAVLSSRGALRMKQAGAC; encoded by the exons ATGAAGATAACAGGCGCCTTTGTGCTCCTCACCCTGGCAGTTCTTTGCTCAGCAG ATACTCAAAAAGGGAAGGAG GTACCGTCTCAGCCGTGTGACCAGACAAAGATTCAGACGACAGAGCAAGCATCAGACGAAGACAAAAGTGGG ATAGACTGCAGTGAATACAGAACCTTAGAGCGAGCAAGACCTATTTACTGTGAAAGACTCTATCAACCTTTCTGCGGCTCTGATGGGAAAACGTATAACAACAAATGTTCTTTCTGCAAAGCAGTCCT GAGCAGTAGAGGTGCCTTGCGTATGAAGCAAGCAGGGGCATGCTGA